Within Desulfomonilaceae bacterium, the genomic segment AATCAACCATTCTGTCGAAACGAATAGCGTTAATCATTTCATTGGTAAATTCTTCCGAAGTCACAAAGGCAATATTTTTGTTTCTATTTTTGATAATCACGGAATAACCGACAGCGCTCATCAAATGAGTTTTTCCCAGACCAACACTTCCATAAATAAATAGAGGATTATAACTTCCGCCAAGGTTTTCCGATACAGACCTAGCCGCTGCGTGGGCAAATTGATTGCATGATCCAACAACGAAACTGTCAAAAGTATATCGAGGATTTAGATTGCATTTTCGGGCAAAGTCTCGATTATTGGAAATTGGCGGAATATCTTCCAAAAGAGTATTGTTTTTATCGGATGGAGTGGTTTCGGCACAGGATTCTCCCCTATTAGTAAATTCAATCTTAAAATCTTTTCCTGTCAATTCAAGAAGAGAAGTTGAGATAAATCGTAAATAATTATCTTTTATCCAGGTGGCAAAAAAATTGTTTGGAACAGATAGTATTATTTCGTAATCAGAAACTTTTTCGCAGAGAACAGGGGATAGCCAGGTTACGAATGAGTGTTCGTTGATCTGGACACTTAATTTCTTTAGGCATTCTTCCCAGAGGTTCATGATGTGAAAATTCAAACAAAATTAATAAGATATTATTTTTAAACGGTAACATGCGACCAATTTATTTTCAAGATAATTCTTCCGAAAAGCCAATGCTGTCTAAGAAGCGAAGTAACTCTTCATCAGAATAAAAGTGGAATTCCACTTGTCCAGAACCTGAATTATTCCTACGAACATTTACTTTCGTCGAAAATTTTCTAGAGAGGGCTTTTTCAAGATCTTTCGTTTTGTAATCGATACTCAAGTTTTGTCCGTGATTCTTGAGATCGTTTTTCTTTTTGTAGTTTTGAACAATGCGTTCCAGTTCGCGGACTGAAAGTTTTCTACGAACCACTTTTTCAGTCAAAGATAGTTGCATCTCAATTCGATCCACCGCTAAAAGGGTCCTAGCGTGTCCCATTGAGATCGCCCGTTCTCTGACATGACTTTTAACTGGTTCAGGTAATCTTAATAGTCTCAAATGGTTAGTGATATCAGTACGATCTTTGCCCATCCTTGTAGCCAAAGCTTCATGTGTATATGAAAATTTGAGAATTAACGTTTCATATGCTTCCGCTGTTTCCAAAGGATTCAAATCTTCTCGCTGAAGATTTTCGATCAAAGCAATTTCTAATGATTCTTGATCGGTAACATTACGAATCATCACCTGAACACTAGCGAGTTTTGCCAAAAGAGCCGCTCGCCATCTTCGTTCACCTGCTACTATTTCATAAGATCCGGGATTAACGACTCTAACAATTATAGGTTGAATTAATCCTATTTCTTTGATCGAGGAAGCCAATTCCATCAATGCCTGATCATCGAATTTCCGCCGTGGTTGGTTGGGATTTGGCTGAATGGCATCAACAGGGACAATTTTTGATTGAATTCGGGAAAAGTCATCCTGTTCCTGGAAGCTTACAGGGATCAGCGCATCTAAACCCAATCCAAGAGCGTTTCTTTTTTTAGTTACTTCTTTGGATTTCAGCATCCAGAATCTCCATTGAGAGCGACATATAACTTGTGGCTCCCGTAGATTGGGGATCATAGAGCAAAACAGGCTTTCCAAAACTTGGGGCCTCTGAAAGCCTTACGTTTCTTGGAATAACTGTTTTAAAAACTTGAGTTCCAAGATTTTGTCTTACGTTATCAACTACTTGATGACAAATATTATTTCTGGAGTCAAACATGGTCAAAACGAAGCCACAAATGAAGAGAGACTCATTAAATATACGCTGAACTTTTTGAATTGTTTTGAGTAAAGCGCTAACTCCTTCTAATGCGTAATATTCACACTGAATAGGAATTATTGCAGATTCTGCGGCTACTAATGCGTTGAGAGTCAAAAAGCCCAAAGATGGCGGACAGTCAATTATAATATAGTCGAAAATTGATGGTATTTTTTTTATCAATATTGATAAAAATTGTTCCCTGTTTTCCAAGCTCACTAACTCCACCTCAGCTCCAATTAAATCCTGAGAAGAGGGTATTATTGAAAATCCATTAATTTCAGTTTCTTTAATTACTAATTCGGGTGAGCTTTGATTAATTAGGGCTTGATAAATGGAATTCTCACCAGGTTGTAGACGAAAACCAACACCGGTAGACGCATTAGCCTGTGGGTCGAGATCTATTAACAAAGTCTTTCTGTTGGACATGGCAAGACACGCGGACAAATTAACCGCCGTGGTAGTTTTTCCCACACCACCTTTTTGATTACATATACAAATCACGCGTGACATTATTAGACACCCACAATATATTGTGCCGGAGAAGCAATATCATAAAAGAGATTTGTTAGACAATCTAAAAATATAGAGACGGAGAAACGGAAAGGAGAAACAGGTAACATGTCTAAATTTAATTACTTTTAGATAGATCCATTCATAACTAAGGAAGAGAGTATCTAATGACCGTCCTTTTCAGATTAAGATATGGCAAAAAACCTTCCCAACGGCGGTATTCATTGAGGAATAAAAATTCTGATTCGAGCGAAGCAGGCGCCTCAGAGTACATTCGTATCAGTGATCCATGTGACAGCAAAAACCTATTTGCATCTAAGGAATGTAGGCTACCTTTCGGGAGCGCCCTGAACGTAACAACATCGAATAAGCAATTTGTTTGAGAAGAGAAATAATCCTGCGTCGTTCGGTTTACAAAACGAATATCGGATAAACCAAGTTCTTTGGCTATATGTTTCATGAAAACGATTCTTTTTGAACTTTTATCCAGCAAAGTGAGTTTTATAGAATCGTCAGCAATTTTCAGAACTAATCCCGGAAAACCCGCGCCAGATCCAATATCCAAGAGTTTTTTCCCTGATGTGTCTTCCCAGACTTTAAGAATCGTCAAAGAATCTAAAAAATGAACGACCGCAATTCTCTTGGGATCCGTGATGGAAGTCAAATTGACCTTTTTATTCCAGGATATCAGCAAATCAATGTAAGATATCATTTTGGAAAAAGCAGCTTTCCGAACGGGAATCCGTAAAAATCGCGCGCCTTCCGAAAGGATTGCAATCAGGTCAGGACATGTTTTGAGTTGAGTCATTAATCCAGTTTAAATATTCGGGAAGCCCATCAAGAATTTTAATACAAATTATTTCGGGAGTCTCATAAGGATGCGCCTGTCTAACCCGATTCTTAAGTGTTTCAAATAGGGAGTATTTGGTTTTGATAATAAGCAGAAATTCGTTTTCATCAAATATTTTATTTTTCCATGTATATATTGATCTGATTTGAGAAATTATATTTACACACGCTGCAATTTTTTCCTGAACTAAGGAAAACGCGATAATTTCAGCATTTTCGCGGGTATCCACGGTTACAAAACAAACAACGCATGATTCCATAATTACTCCATATTGTGCTTTTATGTTGACAAGCTACTATAACTTGTATAATCTCATTTTCGGTGAAACCTCTAGTGGGGTAGGAAATGGTCGAGCGGGATCCTTTTAACAAGGCCCTTATGGCGAAACCTTAACCGAAAAAACTTATTAAGTCACCAAAAACGCCTTAAAAAGCGCCTCTCTGATGGGTTAATTTTTTTCCGGACCTAGATCTGAGCCGATCACTGAACCGCAAAGAAAGGGAGCTGGGTAATGTTCAAGATCGGAGATGTTGTGGTGTACCCGGTTCACGGGGTAGCGAGAATCATTGGAATCAGAAAAGAAAAAATTGGGACCTCTGATCAACTCTGCTACATATTGGAAACGGAAATAAAAACCGCCAATGAAAAACCAGTAATTAAACTCCCAATTGACAAAGTCGAGTCCAACCGCGTACGAAAGATAGTTGATGAAAGTGAAGTTTGTCAGGTTATCGACATCCTCAAAAAACGCGGAATGAAAACTGATTCCCAGACTTGGAACCGCAGGCATCGGGAATACCAGGACAAAATGCGTAGCGGAAGCATATTCCAGGCGGCGGAAGTTTACCGGGACTTGAGTCTACTGAAAGAAAGCAAAGACCTTTCACATGGGGAAAGAAGGCTTTTTGACCAAGCCTACAATTTACTTATCAAAGAACTGTCTATCGCAAAACAAACTGATGAAACGGAGATAGAGCGTACGTTAAACAGTATCTTTCAAAGAAGCGGCTTTAATCTGAACGAATGCGCTAAAGACTGCTGACTACTTCATGAAATAAAAATGGTGGATCATAAACTGAAAGGATCTCTTTTTGCCGCTTAGTAAGATAATCTCATCGATTATTCTGGCAAGTTATGTCTTCTTCGGTTCTCTCATCAGTTATTCTCTCTTTAATTCACTTGAACAAATATTTTTAGGAATCATATTTTTCGTAGTTCTGGGATTGGGGACACTCAAATTACTTCACATCTGGTTGAGTTCAGACGTTTTTAAAATAGTTGGGGCGGTTATTGGAGCTATAACAGGACTAATATCAAGTGTGATATTGATCTGGAGTGTATCTTCCATAATTGATAACCCAGACATACTAGGGCCGTTGATTTGCCTTCTAACAATTGTTTTCATTTTGACAGGGATTCAGCTTGGTTCCGCAAAGACACGGGAATTCCGCGAGAACATAGGGACTCCAGACTCCGGCGTTCGTAAAATAGTAGGAGTCTTGGACACATCCGTAATAATTGATGGCAGAATTTCCGATATATGTGAAACAGGTTTTATGGACGGTGATCTTATAATCCCACAATTTGTGTTGCAGGAATTACAAACCATAGCAGACTCCAGCGAGTCTACGAAAAGAACACGTGGGCGAAGAGGTCTGGATATACTCAATAAAATAAAAAAACAAGCCTACGTGAAGATCATAATCTCTGACGCAGATTATCCATCAGTTAAAGAAGTTGACCAAAAATTGATTCAATTGGCCAAGGAATTGAACTGTTCAATAATAACAAACGACTTTAATTTGAATAAGGTTGCGGAAGTTCAATCCATACAGGTACTGAATATCAATCAACTGGCTAATGCTCTTAAACCCATAGTGTTGCCCGGCGAGACAATGAAAGTCCAAGTGATAAAAGAAGGGAAAGAACCGGGGCAGGGTGTCGCATACCTTGATGACGGCACGATGGTTGTAATAGACAACGGCAAAAAATTCATGGGAAAGACTATGGATGCTACAGTGACAAGCGTGTTACAAACCACAGCAGGAAGAATGATTTTCGCTACCTATAAAAATACATGAACAAAAAAAGAAAAAGGCCGGACAGACACCATCAAGTGTTTTGATCCGACCTCTCCATTTAACAATGGATATTGAACAGAATTCCAACCGCTCACGGCCCGGTTGAATC encodes:
- the cutA gene encoding divalent-cation tolerance protein CutA: MESCVVCFVTVDTRENAEIIAFSLVQEKIAACVNIISQIRSIYTWKNKIFDENEFLLIIKTKYSLFETLKNRVRQAHPYETPEIICIKILDGLPEYLNWINDSTQNMS
- a CDS encoding PIN domain-containing protein — protein: MPLSKIISSIILASYVFFGSLISYSLFNSLEQIFLGIIFFVVLGLGTLKLLHIWLSSDVFKIVGAVIGAITGLISSVILIWSVSSIIDNPDILGPLICLLTIVFILTGIQLGSAKTREFRENIGTPDSGVRKIVGVLDTSVIIDGRISDICETGFMDGDLIIPQFVLQELQTIADSSESTKRTRGRRGLDILNKIKKQAYVKIIISDADYPSVKEVDQKLIQLAKELNCSIITNDFNLNKVAEVQSIQVLNINQLANALKPIVLPGETMKVQVIKEGKEPGQGVAYLDDGTMVVIDNGKKFMGKTMDATVTSVLQTTAGRMIFATYKNT
- a CDS encoding ParA family protein; this translates as MSRVICICNQKGGVGKTTTAVNLSACLAMSNRKTLLIDLDPQANASTGVGFRLQPGENSIYQALINQSSPELVIKETEINGFSIIPSSQDLIGAEVELVSLENREQFLSILIKKIPSIFDYIIIDCPPSLGFLTLNALVAAESAIIPIQCEYYALEGVSALLKTIQKVQRIFNESLFICGFVLTMFDSRNNICHQVVDNVRQNLGTQVFKTVIPRNVRLSEAPSFGKPVLLYDPQSTGATSYMSLSMEILDAEIQRSN
- a CDS encoding CarD family transcriptional regulator — protein: MFKIGDVVVYPVHGVARIIGIRKEKIGTSDQLCYILETEIKTANEKPVIKLPIDKVESNRVRKIVDESEVCQVIDILKKRGMKTDSQTWNRRHREYQDKMRSGSIFQAAEVYRDLSLLKESKDLSHGERRLFDQAYNLLIKELSIAKQTDETEIERTLNSIFQRSGFNLNECAKDC
- a CDS encoding ParB/RepB/Spo0J family partition protein, which encodes MLKSKEVTKKRNALGLGLDALIPVSFQEQDDFSRIQSKIVPVDAIQPNPNQPRRKFDDQALMELASSIKEIGLIQPIIVRVVNPGSYEIVAGERRWRAALLAKLASVQVMIRNVTDQESLEIALIENLQREDLNPLETAEAYETLILKFSYTHEALATRMGKDRTDITNHLRLLRLPEPVKSHVRERAISMGHARTLLAVDRIEMQLSLTEKVVRRKLSVRELERIVQNYKKKNDLKNHGQNLSIDYKTKDLEKALSRKFSTKVNVRRNNSGSGQVEFHFYSDEELLRFLDSIGFSEELS
- the rsmG gene encoding 16S rRNA (guanine(527)-N(7))-methyltransferase RsmG, coding for MISYIDLLISWNKKVNLTSITDPKRIAVVHFLDSLTILKVWEDTSGKKLLDIGSGAGFPGLVLKIADDSIKLTLLDKSSKRIVFMKHIAKELGLSDIRFVNRTTQDYFSSQTNCLFDVVTFRALPKGSLHSLDANRFLLSHGSLIRMYSEAPASLESEFLFLNEYRRWEGFLPYLNLKRTVIRYSLP